A genomic window from Pseudogulbenkiania sp. MAI-1 includes:
- the amgK gene encoding N-acetylmuramate/N-acetylglucosamine kinase AmgK gives MQRLELLKGWLAGLFPDTELAVEFAAADADFRRYFRVTLPDGTTRIVMDAPPDKMNTDAYVRVRELFSMVNVPEILVRDREQGFMLLEDLGRVTYLSALLHDERPVVHQHLLLEAIDTLIEIQKASRAGELPEYDEALLTRELNLFPEWFCAKELGRPLNYAQRQLWDAGVKALLPPLLAQPKVFVHRDFIVRNLMLTPGKPGVLDFQDAVYGPISYDLVSLLRDAFIEWDEAFVLDLVVRYWERARAAGLPVPADIDVFWRDVEWMGVQRHLKVAGIFARLYHRDGKDKYRGEIPRFLKYLKKTTRRYQELSPLYQLLVQLVGKDEDDDSLGSVFSATRIVADDE, from the coding sequence ATGCAACGATTGGAACTGCTCAAGGGCTGGCTCGCCGGCCTCTTTCCCGACACTGAGCTGGCGGTGGAGTTCGCCGCCGCCGACGCCGATTTCCGCCGCTACTTCCGCGTCACCCTGCCGGACGGTACCACCCGCATCGTGATGGATGCGCCGCCGGACAAGATGAATACCGATGCCTACGTGCGCGTGCGCGAGCTGTTTTCGATGGTGAACGTGCCGGAAATCCTGGTGCGCGACCGCGAGCAGGGTTTCATGCTGCTCGAAGACCTGGGACGCGTAACCTATCTCTCCGCCCTGCTGCACGACGAGCGCCCGGTGGTGCACCAGCATCTGCTGCTGGAGGCCATCGACACGCTGATCGAGATCCAGAAGGCGAGCCGTGCGGGTGAACTGCCCGAGTACGACGAGGCGCTGCTGACGCGCGAGCTCAACTTGTTCCCGGAATGGTTCTGCGCCAAGGAGCTGGGCCGTCCGCTCAACTACGCCCAGCGCCAGTTGTGGGACGCCGGCGTCAAGGCGCTGCTGCCGCCCTTGCTGGCGCAGCCCAAGGTGTTCGTGCATCGCGACTTCATCGTGCGCAACCTGATGCTGACCCCGGGCAAGCCCGGCGTGCTGGACTTCCAGGATGCGGTGTACGGCCCGATCAGCTACGACCTGGTGTCGCTGCTGCGCGACGCCTTCATCGAATGGGACGAGGCTTTCGTGCTGGACCTAGTGGTGCGCTACTGGGAGCGCGCGCGCGCCGCCGGGCTGCCGGTCCCGGCCGATATCGACGTATTCTGGCGCGATGTCGAGTGGATGGGGGTGCAGCGCCACCTCAAGGTGGCCGGCATCTTCGCCCGCCTCTACCACCGCGACGGCAAGGACAAGTACCGCGGCGAGATTCCGCGCTTCCTCAAGTACCTGAAGAAGACCACGCGTCGCTATCAGGAGCTCTCGCCGCTCTACCAGTTGCTGGTGCAGCTGGTGGGCAAGGACGAGGACGACGACAGCCTCGGTTCGGTGTTCAGCGCCACCCGTATCGTGGCGGACGACGAATGA
- the murU gene encoding N-acetylmuramate alpha-1-phosphate uridylyltransferase MurU, giving the protein MRAMILAAGRGERMRPLTDHTPKPLLPVGGEPLIGWHIKRLREAGIDEIVINHAWLGERIETALGDGAAYGVHIAYSREGTALETAGGIATALPLLGEEPFVVINGDVLTDIDLAALAAEAARLDGKQRLAHLLLVPNPPHHPGGDFGLLGDGRLSASPADGVALTFSGIGAYHPALFAATLPHQPAKLAPLLRAAMAEGRISGVRHDGLWLDVGTAERLAEADAIARGWAGR; this is encoded by the coding sequence ATGAGGGCGATGATTCTCGCCGCCGGGCGCGGCGAACGCATGCGCCCGCTCACCGACCACACGCCCAAGCCGTTGCTGCCGGTCGGCGGCGAACCGCTGATCGGCTGGCACATCAAGCGCCTGCGCGAGGCCGGCATCGACGAGATCGTCATCAACCACGCCTGGCTCGGCGAGCGTATCGAGACGGCGCTGGGCGACGGCGCGGCCTACGGCGTGCATATCGCTTACTCGCGTGAGGGCACCGCGCTGGAGACTGCCGGCGGCATCGCCACTGCCTTGCCCTTGCTGGGCGAGGAGCCGTTCGTCGTGATCAACGGCGACGTGTTGACCGATATCGACCTGGCCGCGCTCGCTGCCGAGGCGGCACGGCTCGACGGCAAGCAGAGGCTGGCGCATCTGCTGCTGGTGCCCAACCCACCGCACCATCCCGGCGGCGACTTCGGCCTGCTGGGCGACGGCCGGCTGTCGGCCAGCCCGGCCGACGGCGTGGCGCTGACCTTCTCCGGCATCGGTGCCTATCATCCGGCACTGTTCGCCGCCACACTGCCGCACCAGCCGGCCAAGCTGGCGCCGCTGCTGCGCGCGGCGATGGCGGAGGGCCGGATCAGCGGTGTGCGCCACGATGGGCTGTGGCTCGACGTCGGCACCGCCGAGCGCCTGGCCGAAGCCGACGCCATCGCCCGCGGCTGGGCCGGGCGGTGA
- the ruvC gene encoding crossover junction endodeoxyribonuclease RuvC has product MSRRILGIDPGSRITGFGVIDVIGQQRHYVASGCIRTPQGAPLAERIKVIVDGLFGVVDTYRPGEAAVEQVFVNVNPAATLMLGQARGAVLAALVLKQLTVAEYTALQVKQSVVGHGKAPKEQVQAMIVRLLHLSGTPQADAADALAVALAHANHSHAAVAAFTRQGLRVKGGRLA; this is encoded by the coding sequence GTGAGCCGGCGCATCCTCGGCATCGACCCCGGCAGCCGCATCACCGGCTTCGGCGTCATCGACGTCATCGGCCAGCAGCGCCACTACGTCGCCTCCGGCTGTATTCGCACGCCGCAAGGCGCGCCGCTGGCCGAGCGCATCAAGGTTATCGTCGACGGCCTGTTCGGCGTGGTCGACACCTACCGGCCGGGCGAGGCCGCGGTCGAGCAGGTGTTCGTCAACGTCAACCCGGCCGCCACGCTGATGCTGGGTCAGGCGCGCGGCGCGGTGCTGGCCGCGCTGGTGTTGAAGCAGCTGACGGTGGCCGAATACACCGCGCTGCAGGTCAAGCAGTCGGTGGTCGGCCACGGCAAGGCGCCCAAGGAGCAGGTGCAGGCGATGATCGTGCGACTGCTGCACCTGTCCGGCACGCCGCAGGCTGACGCCGCCGACGCGCTGGCAGTGGCGCTGGCGCACGCCAACCACAGCCACGCCGCCGTCGCCGCCTTCACCCGCCAGGGGCTGAGGGTGAAGGGCGGTCGGCTAGCCTGA
- the ruvA gene encoding Holliday junction branch migration protein RuvA, with amino-acid sequence MIGRLTGQLIEKLPPQIVVDVGGVGYEVDVPMSTFYQLPALGEKTTLYTHLVVREDAHLLFGFASKGERETFRQLIKVSGIGAKIALAVLSGLSADELALAVASEDLKRLSSVPGIGKKTAERLVLELRGKLATGGAVTTPGGLAFAATPDDKSDIVNALLALGYNDKEAAAATKGLPPDVTVSDGVRLALKSLMKG; translated from the coding sequence ATGATCGGACGCCTTACCGGCCAGCTCATCGAAAAACTCCCGCCGCAGATCGTGGTAGACGTCGGCGGGGTCGGCTACGAAGTCGACGTTCCGATGAGCACCTTCTATCAACTGCCTGCGCTGGGCGAGAAAACCACGCTCTACACCCACCTGGTGGTGCGTGAGGATGCTCATCTATTGTTCGGCTTCGCCAGCAAGGGCGAGCGCGAGACCTTCCGCCAATTGATCAAGGTCAGCGGTATCGGCGCCAAGATCGCGCTAGCCGTGCTGTCTGGCCTGAGTGCCGACGAACTGGCGCTGGCGGTAGCGAGCGAGGACCTCAAGCGTCTCTCCAGTGTGCCGGGCATCGGCAAGAAGACCGCCGAGCGGCTGGTGCTGGAACTGCGCGGCAAGCTCGCCACCGGCGGCGCTGTCACCACCCCGGGCGGGCTGGCGTTCGCCGCTACCCCGGACGACAAGAGCGATATCGTCAATGCCCTGCTGGCACTGGGCTACAACGACAAGGAAGCCGCCGCCGCCACTAAGGGCCTGCCGCCCGACGTCACCGTGAGCGATGGCGTGCGTCTCGCGCTCAAGAGCCTGATGAAAGGATAA
- a CDS encoding NYN domain-containing protein — MANVAVLIDADNVSPGWIEDVLEEAGKLGVLALKRVYGDFSRHDKAWRELCARFAIHPVQQFPNTKGKNASDITLVIDAMDMLHSGRYQSFCLVSSDSDFSRLATRLREDGLEVWGFGEEKTPSAFVNACSKFVYVEVLGMVDEAKVDEVVGKGDEASRSAAKPPLPARVLRPLDKKLRAQFQKGIESMDDDEGWADLGGVGSLLGQWMPDFDPRNYGFAKLSELVVKSGWFEVRKASSGRGGVSIRLKQGNGVKKAGK; from the coding sequence ATGGCCAACGTCGCGGTACTGATCGATGCCGACAACGTCTCGCCGGGCTGGATCGAGGACGTGCTGGAAGAGGCCGGCAAGCTCGGCGTGCTGGCTTTGAAGCGCGTCTATGGCGACTTCAGCCGCCACGACAAGGCCTGGCGCGAGCTGTGCGCGCGCTTCGCCATCCATCCCGTCCAGCAATTTCCCAATACCAAGGGCAAGAACGCCTCTGACATCACGCTGGTGATCGACGCCATGGACATGCTGCACTCGGGCCGCTATCAGAGCTTTTGTCTGGTCTCCAGCGACAGCGACTTTTCGCGGCTGGCCACCCGCCTGCGCGAAGACGGGCTGGAAGTGTGGGGCTTCGGCGAGGAGAAGACGCCATCGGCTTTCGTCAATGCCTGCAGCAAGTTCGTCTACGTCGAAGTGCTGGGCATGGTCGACGAGGCCAAGGTGGACGAGGTAGTGGGCAAGGGCGACGAAGCCAGTCGCAGCGCCGCCAAACCCCCTCTGCCTGCCCGTGTGCTGCGCCCGCTGGACAAGAAGCTGCGTGCACAGTTCCAGAAAGGCATCGAGAGCATGGACGACGACGAAGGCTGGGCCGATCTGGGCGGGGTGGGCAGCCTGTTGGGGCAGTGGATGCCGGATTTCGATCCGCGCAATTACGGCTTCGCCAAGCTGTCCGAGCTGGTGGTGAAGTCGGGCTGGTTCGAGGTGCGCAAGGCCAGCAGCGGTCGTGGCGGGGTCTCCATCCGGCTGAAACAGGGCAACGGCGTGAAGAAAGCCGGCAAGTAG
- the ruvB gene encoding Holliday junction branch migration DNA helicase RuvB, translated as MIETDNLIGGAPERRLVTQQSLSAQEEALERALRPKALDDYVGQKKAREQLEIFIEAAKKRGEALDHVLLFGPPGLGKTTLAHIVAREMGVNLRQTSGPVLERAGDLAALLTNLEPHDVLFIDEIHRLSPVVEEILYPALEDYQIDIMIGEGPAARSVKIDLPPFTLVGATTRAGMLTNPLRDRFGIVARLEFYTPEELTRIVSRSAGLLNVQLGEDGAFEVARRSRGTPRIANRLLRRVRDYAEVKADGVVTAAVADAALAMLDVDPAGLDVMDRKLLAAILEKFAGGPVGLDNVAAAIGESTDTIEDVIEPYLIQQGYLQRTPRGRMATAQAYQHFGLPLKD; from the coding sequence ATGATCGAAACCGACAACCTGATCGGCGGCGCGCCCGAGCGCCGCCTCGTCACCCAGCAGTCGCTGTCCGCGCAGGAAGAGGCGCTGGAACGCGCGCTGCGCCCCAAGGCGCTCGACGACTACGTCGGCCAGAAGAAGGCGCGCGAGCAACTGGAAATCTTCATCGAGGCGGCGAAGAAGCGCGGCGAGGCGCTCGACCACGTGCTGCTGTTCGGCCCACCCGGTCTCGGCAAGACCACCTTGGCGCACATCGTGGCGCGCGAGATGGGCGTCAACCTGCGCCAGACCTCGGGGCCGGTGCTGGAGCGCGCCGGCGACCTGGCCGCGCTGCTGACCAACCTCGAGCCGCACGACGTGCTGTTCATCGACGAAATCCACCGCCTCTCCCCGGTGGTCGAGGAAATCCTCTACCCGGCGCTGGAGGATTACCAGATCGACATCATGATCGGCGAAGGGCCGGCGGCGCGCTCGGTCAAGATCGACCTGCCACCGTTCACCCTGGTCGGCGCCACCACCCGTGCCGGCATGCTGACCAACCCGCTGCGCGACCGCTTCGGCATCGTCGCGCGGCTGGAGTTCTACACCCCGGAAGAACTGACGCGCATCGTCAGCCGCTCGGCCGGCTTGCTGAACGTGCAGCTGGGCGAGGACGGCGCGTTCGAGGTGGCTCGCCGCTCGCGCGGCACGCCGCGCATCGCCAACCGCCTGCTGCGCCGCGTGCGCGACTATGCCGAGGTCAAGGCTGACGGCGTGGTGACCGCCGCCGTGGCCGATGCCGCCCTGGCGATGCTCGACGTCGACCCGGCCGGGCTCGACGTGATGGACCGCAAATTGCTTGCCGCCATCCTGGAGAAATTCGCCGGCGGACCGGTGGGCCTCGACAACGTGGCGGCAGCGATCGGCGAGAGCACCGACACCATCGAGGACGTGATCGAGCCCTATCTGATCCAGCAGGGCTATCTGCAGCGTACCCCGCGCGGGCGCATGGCCACGGCGCAGGCCTACCAGCACTTCGGCCTGCCGCTGAAGGACTGA
- the proB gene encoding glutamate 5-kinase — protein sequence MQSVIHAGSRLVVKVGSSLVTNDGKGLDLAALARWAAEIADLKRRGKQVVLVSSGAIAEGCQRLGWGSRPKAVHELQAAAAVGQMGLCQAYESAFREFGLQTAQVLLTHEDLTDRTRYLNARSTLTTLLNLNVVPIINENDTVVTDEIRFGDNDTLGALVTNLIEADALVILTDQQGLYTADPRKHPDAEFVHEAVAGTPELEAMAGGAGSSVGTGGMLTKILAAKRAARSGAATVIACGRELNVLSRLADGEAIGTQLLAPTSRMTARKQWLADHLILTGRLVLDSGAALAVRQKRSSLLPIGVLRVEGDFLRGEAVACVDESGVEVARGLVNYSSDEARLIMQKPTRAIEGILGYLVEPELIHRDNMVAL from the coding sequence ATGCAATCGGTCATTCATGCGGGCAGTCGCCTGGTGGTCAAGGTGGGATCGAGCCTGGTCACCAACGACGGTAAGGGACTGGATCTGGCGGCGCTGGCGCGCTGGGCGGCGGAGATCGCCGACCTCAAGCGGCGCGGCAAGCAGGTGGTGCTGGTCTCCAGCGGCGCCATCGCCGAAGGCTGCCAGCGCCTGGGCTGGGGCAGCCGGCCCAAGGCCGTGCACGAGCTGCAGGCCGCCGCCGCGGTCGGCCAGATGGGGCTGTGCCAGGCCTACGAGAGCGCCTTCCGCGAATTCGGCCTGCAGACCGCGCAGGTGCTGCTCACCCACGAGGACTTGACCGACCGCACCCGCTACCTCAACGCCCGCTCCACGCTGACCACGCTGCTCAACCTCAACGTGGTGCCGATCATCAACGAGAACGACACGGTGGTGACCGACGAGATCCGTTTCGGCGACAACGACACGCTGGGCGCGCTGGTGACCAACCTGATCGAGGCCGATGCGCTGGTGATCCTGACCGACCAGCAGGGCCTCTACACCGCCGATCCGCGCAAGCATCCGGATGCCGAGTTCGTGCACGAGGCGGTGGCCGGCACGCCGGAGCTGGAGGCGATGGCCGGCGGCGCCGGCAGCAGCGTCGGCACCGGCGGCATGCTGACCAAGATCCTCGCCGCCAAGCGCGCGGCGCGCAGCGGGGCCGCCACGGTGATCGCCTGCGGCCGCGAGCTGAACGTGCTGTCGCGGCTCGCCGACGGCGAAGCCATCGGCACCCAGCTGTTGGCGCCGACCAGCCGCATGACGGCGCGCAAGCAGTGGCTGGCCGACCACCTGATCCTGACCGGCCGGCTGGTGCTCGACAGCGGCGCCGCGCTGGCGGTGCGGCAGAAACGCAGCAGCCTGCTGCCGATCGGCGTGCTGCGCGTGGAGGGGGATTTCCTGCGCGGCGAGGCGGTGGCCTGCGTCGACGAGAGCGGCGTGGAGGTGGCGCGCGGGCTGGTCAACTACAGCTCGGACGAGGCGCGGCTGATCATGCAGAAGCCGACGCGCGCGATCGAGGGCATCCTGGGCTACCTGGTCGAACCGGAGCTGATCCACCGCGACAACATGGTGGCGCTGTAA
- a CDS encoding adenosylmethionine--8-amino-7-oxononanoate transaminase translates to MSNQDWLARSRHAVWHPCTQMKRHETLPIVPIARAEGVWLTDFDGKRYLDAVSSWWVNLFGHGHPAIKAAIKDQLNTLEHVMLAGFTHRPVIELSERLAGLTGLGHAFYGSDGASATEIALKMSFHYWQNCGQSGKTRFLSLENSYHGETIGALVVTDVPLFSSTYAPLLKTGIRVPTPDARQAQDGETAEDVARRAARALENVLAKQADSIAALIVEPLVQGAAGMAMYHPAYLEEARRLCDRYQVHLIADEIAVGFGRTGTLFACEQAGIRPDFLCLSKGITGGFLPLSCVLTTDSVYKAFYDDDVTRGFLHSHSYTGNALACRAALAVLDLFEQEDVLAQNRARAARFNELLAPLRVHPQVRQFRQQGMIWAFEVETGRRDFAVAFFSAMLQRGCLVRPIGNTVYFMPPYVIEDTEMALLCRATLDTLDELQQAQPEEARPAPPLP, encoded by the coding sequence ATGAGCAACCAAGACTGGCTGGCCCGCAGCCGACATGCCGTCTGGCATCCCTGTACCCAGATGAAGCGCCATGAAACGCTGCCCATCGTGCCGATCGCCCGCGCCGAGGGGGTGTGGCTGACCGATTTCGACGGCAAGCGTTATCTCGATGCGGTCAGTTCGTGGTGGGTCAACCTGTTCGGCCACGGCCACCCGGCGATCAAGGCCGCCATCAAGGATCAGCTCAACACGCTGGAGCACGTGATGCTGGCGGGCTTCACGCATCGTCCGGTGATCGAACTGTCGGAGCGGCTGGCCGGGCTTACTGGTCTTGGCCACGCCTTCTACGGCTCGGACGGTGCCAGCGCGACGGAAATCGCATTGAAGATGAGCTTCCACTACTGGCAGAACTGCGGGCAGAGCGGCAAGACGCGCTTCCTCAGCCTGGAAAACAGCTACCACGGCGAGACCATCGGCGCGCTGGTGGTCACCGACGTGCCGCTGTTCTCATCGACCTACGCACCGCTATTGAAGACCGGCATCCGCGTGCCGACGCCGGACGCCCGCCAGGCCCAGGACGGCGAGACGGCGGAGGACGTAGCACGACGCGCCGCGCGGGCGCTGGAGAACGTGCTGGCCAAGCAGGCCGACAGCATCGCGGCGCTGATCGTCGAGCCGCTGGTGCAGGGCGCGGCCGGCATGGCGATGTACCACCCCGCCTACCTGGAGGAAGCACGGCGCCTGTGCGACCGCTACCAGGTGCACCTGATCGCCGACGAGATCGCGGTCGGCTTCGGCCGCACCGGCACCTTGTTCGCCTGCGAGCAGGCCGGCATCCGCCCCGATTTCCTGTGCCTGTCCAAGGGCATCACCGGCGGCTTCCTGCCGCTGTCGTGCGTGCTGACCACCGACAGCGTCTATAAGGCGTTCTACGACGACGACGTGACGCGCGGCTTCCTGCACTCGCACAGCTACACCGGCAACGCGCTGGCCTGCCGCGCCGCGCTGGCGGTGCTGGACCTGTTCGAGCAGGAGGACGTGCTGGCGCAGAACCGCGCCAGGGCTGCTCGCTTCAATGAGCTGCTAGCACCGCTGCGGGTGCATCCCCAGGTACGTCAGTTCCGCCAGCAGGGCATGATCTGGGCGTTCGAGGTCGAAACAGGCCGCCGCGACTTTGCCGTGGCGTTTTTCTCGGCCATGCTGCAGCGGGGCTGCCTGGTACGACCGATCGGCAACACGGTGTACTTCATGCCGCCCTACGTGATTGAGGACACCGAAATGGCGCTACTGTGCCGGGCCACGCTCGACACCCTGGACGAACTGCAACAGGCACAGCCGGAGGAAGCACGGCCCGCCCCGCCCTTGCCGTAG
- a CDS encoding pilin, whose translation MNKSMQQGFTLIELMIVVAIIGILAALAIPAYSDYTAKSKVSEALTLGDGFKTKVALALGESGTCDPGGSAASTTGKYVSAIAFGGTASTSACTITMTMASTGVSTIDSGTIVLTSSPAGESLNWTCSSAIPDKYIPKTCQ comes from the coding sequence ATGAACAAATCCATGCAACAGGGCTTTACCCTGATCGAACTGATGATCGTGGTCGCGATCATCGGTATCCTCGCCGCGCTGGCGATTCCGGCGTATTCCGACTACACCGCCAAGTCGAAGGTGAGTGAGGCGTTGACGCTGGGTGATGGCTTCAAGACCAAGGTGGCGCTGGCTCTGGGCGAATCCGGTACCTGCGATCCTGGTGGCTCTGCGGCCAGCACCACCGGCAAGTATGTGAGTGCCATCGCGTTTGGTGGCACCGCCAGCACCTCGGCCTGCACCATTACCATGACTATGGCTAGCACCGGGGTATCCACCATTGATAGCGGCACCATCGTATTGACCTCGTCTCCGGCCGGTGAGTCGCTGAATTGGACTTGTTCTTCGGCTATCCCTGATAAATATATACCGAAAACTTGCCAATAA
- a CDS encoding PglL family O-oligosaccharyltransferase encodes MSSAFHRFPMLLVALALLLPFLSPLQIYPLTDWWKDHLATGLIALAVLLRLLGRVGNRESPTVPLALLCSWGFALFMVLSFAQLVHDSYVVRSLSPLVFLVIASLAGYVFFVEAQYQGRQNVVVLLARVLWIGALLQAVIGLLQVSGMALQVPGVLVDRASPTGNIMGNIGQRNQYAHYLGWGMAATCYLFSVGKLRNWIFHLSALLLALLMAWSGSRLVLAYGGGFILLALLWRFRADALTEAGQRTRQLAKALLFACAYIVLTQLLLEPLSYLLHALGWQVNGTSGAGRLLEAGFGARRRVEWSKAWQMFLAHPLFGIGWGGFAYQSVWLEAFGRQTRFVESVLFTHSHNLFAQLLAETGLIGTGIVVTALLWCLLPYFRKNQVTAENLLLISLAMVTLGHSMFEYPLWYLPFLCGLMIVLSLSPISGVTLSVRPLLQRVASGAVCLLAAWYLVTGASVFFDLAQWKIRSPEPQVNEQRVAALVALARNPLWTYEAEQQLSTYLPSDRHQLALKRELFERLVAYRPFHYQLSQLAILRALDHDPAGAREAMAMRIAAYPDSVGSIQAYLQTRSEPEMQPLREMAERAFKAYQQGGAEAAARTASQPETHKVLF; translated from the coding sequence TTGTCCAGCGCTTTTCATCGTTTTCCCATGTTGCTGGTCGCACTGGCTTTACTACTGCCCTTTTTGTCTCCATTGCAGATTTACCCGCTAACCGACTGGTGGAAGGATCATCTGGCCACCGGGCTGATCGCGCTGGCCGTGCTGCTGCGCCTGCTGGGCAGGGTGGGTAACAGGGAGTCGCCAACCGTGCCACTGGCGCTGCTGTGTAGTTGGGGCTTTGCATTGTTTATGGTGCTGAGCTTCGCGCAGCTGGTACACGACTCCTATGTGGTTCGATCGTTGTCGCCGCTTGTGTTCTTGGTCATCGCTTCGCTGGCGGGCTATGTGTTTTTTGTCGAAGCCCAATACCAGGGACGCCAGAACGTGGTGGTATTGCTGGCTCGGGTGCTGTGGATCGGTGCACTGTTGCAGGCTGTGATCGGACTACTGCAGGTAAGCGGGATGGCGCTCCAGGTGCCGGGCGTGCTTGTTGATCGAGCCAGCCCGACCGGCAACATCATGGGCAATATCGGTCAGCGTAACCAGTACGCTCACTATCTGGGCTGGGGCATGGCGGCGACTTGTTATCTATTCTCGGTCGGTAAGTTGCGCAACTGGATATTCCATCTATCGGCACTATTACTGGCCTTGCTGATGGCGTGGAGTGGGTCGCGGTTGGTGTTGGCCTACGGCGGTGGTTTTATCCTGCTGGCGTTGCTCTGGCGTTTCCGGGCGGATGCTCTGACCGAGGCCGGGCAACGTACCAGACAGCTAGCCAAGGCTTTGTTATTCGCTTGTGCTTATATCGTGTTAACCCAGTTGCTGCTGGAACCGCTCAGCTATTTGCTGCACGCCTTGGGCTGGCAAGTCAACGGAACCAGCGGTGCCGGACGACTATTGGAGGCTGGTTTTGGTGCACGGCGCCGTGTTGAATGGAGTAAAGCCTGGCAGATGTTTTTGGCTCACCCATTGTTTGGTATTGGCTGGGGTGGTTTTGCCTATCAAAGTGTCTGGCTGGAGGCATTTGGTCGCCAAACACGGTTTGTCGAGAGCGTGCTGTTTACCCACAGCCATAATCTGTTTGCTCAGTTGCTGGCCGAGACCGGCCTGATCGGTACCGGCATTGTCGTTACCGCCTTGCTCTGGTGTCTGTTGCCGTATTTTCGCAAAAACCAGGTAACAGCCGAGAACCTGTTGTTGATCAGCCTGGCGATGGTGACGCTGGGACACTCTATGTTTGAGTATCCTTTGTGGTATCTGCCATTCTTGTGCGGATTGATGATCGTGCTGTCCTTGTCGCCAATCAGTGGAGTGACGTTGAGTGTGCGCCCACTGCTGCAACGTGTGGCCTCAGGTGCAGTTTGCCTGTTGGCAGCGTGGTATCTGGTGACAGGGGCCTCGGTGTTTTTTGACTTGGCCCAGTGGAAAATACGAAGCCCGGAGCCACAGGTGAATGAGCAGCGTGTTGCCGCTTTAGTGGCGTTGGCACGCAATCCCTTGTGGACTTACGAAGCGGAACAGCAGCTATCGACCTATCTACCCTCGGATCGTCATCAGCTGGCGCTTAAGAGAGAGCTATTTGAGCGGTTGGTCGCGTATCGTCCTTTCCACTATCAACTATCCCAATTAGCTATTCTTCGTGCACTGGATCATGACCCCGCCGGCGCCCGTGAAGCGATGGCCATGCGCATTGCTGCGTATCCGGATAGTGTGGGAAGTATCCAGGCATACTTGCAGACACGCTCCGAACCGGAAATGCAACCGCTCCGCGAAATGGCCGAACGCGCCTTCAAAGCCTACCAGCAAGGAGGTGCGGAAGCGGCGGCGCGTACTGCCTCCCAGCCTGAAACGCACAAGGTGCTGTTTTGA